The Caulifigura coniformis genome includes a region encoding these proteins:
- a CDS encoding FAD-dependent oxidoreductase: protein MRPLIDRISLFVLGDNMASLARIFALMAFVCCGTTQAAEFTTDICVYGGTSGGVIAAVQAARMGKSVVLVEPGKHVGGMTSGGLSAVDIGDPRTVGGVTREYFTRLVANYGLKLPWDKPFGRKKGSGPATGGAYSIEPHVAEETFLAMLKDAGVTLQLSQRLAGVEKQGARILALKTESGDVFRARAFIDTTYEGDLLARAGVSYTLTREGNAKYGEKYNGIFYNPKYEPRTGHLQPGENGRTKTGQGAWDRDFPLDPYVKPGDPASGLLPLVQAGDPGAPGEPAPGVQAYCYRLCLTTADDRLPIAPPPDYDPKQYELIVRFIQACIANGDDMDLRWFSKHDPLPHDKWDFNTATFGGNLPGASHAWPEASYDQREVIAKAHENYHRGLLHFLATDARVPEKVRRDMKRFGLPRDEFVDRGGWPHQLYIREARRMVSDFVMTEHHLAGREVAANSVGLGSYGIDTHEIRRIARNGVVTREGKTAEGRRGPPSYPIGFGAIVPRPAECENLLATFAVSASHTAFASIRMEPVFMVLSQSAATAACHSIDAGVSVQNVDRSVLRERLLKDGQVLEVVK from the coding sequence GTGCGACCGCTGATCGACCGAATCTCACTCTTCGTTCTCGGAGACAATATGGCATCGCTCGCCAGAATCTTTGCGTTGATGGCCTTCGTTTGCTGCGGCACCACCCAGGCCGCGGAGTTCACCACAGACATCTGCGTCTACGGCGGAACTTCCGGAGGCGTCATCGCGGCCGTGCAGGCGGCCCGCATGGGCAAGTCCGTCGTCCTCGTCGAACCTGGAAAACACGTCGGTGGCATGACGTCGGGTGGGCTCAGCGCCGTCGATATCGGAGACCCGCGAACCGTCGGAGGCGTCACCCGGGAATACTTCACCAGGCTCGTCGCCAACTACGGCCTGAAGCTTCCCTGGGACAAGCCGTTCGGGCGGAAGAAAGGGAGCGGCCCGGCCACCGGCGGGGCGTACTCCATCGAACCGCATGTCGCGGAAGAGACATTCCTCGCCATGCTCAAGGACGCCGGCGTGACGCTCCAGCTGTCCCAGCGGCTGGCGGGCGTCGAGAAGCAGGGGGCTCGGATCCTGGCCCTGAAGACCGAATCAGGAGATGTCTTTCGCGCCAGGGCCTTCATCGACACGACCTACGAAGGCGACCTCCTGGCCAGGGCCGGCGTCAGCTACACGCTGACTCGGGAAGGCAACGCGAAATACGGAGAGAAGTACAACGGAATCTTCTACAACCCGAAGTACGAGCCGCGCACCGGTCATCTCCAGCCCGGCGAGAACGGCCGCACGAAAACCGGACAGGGAGCCTGGGACCGCGACTTCCCGCTCGATCCCTATGTCAAACCAGGCGACCCTGCCAGCGGACTTCTGCCGCTCGTGCAGGCCGGCGACCCCGGTGCTCCCGGTGAGCCCGCCCCCGGCGTCCAGGCCTACTGCTATCGCCTTTGCCTCACGACGGCCGACGACCGCCTCCCCATCGCCCCGCCTCCGGACTACGACCCGAAACAGTACGAACTCATCGTGCGGTTCATCCAGGCCTGCATCGCCAACGGCGACGACATGGACCTCCGGTGGTTTTCCAAGCACGATCCCCTTCCCCACGACAAATGGGATTTCAACACCGCGACGTTTGGAGGCAATCTGCCGGGAGCGAGCCACGCCTGGCCGGAAGCGAGCTACGACCAGCGTGAAGTCATCGCGAAGGCACACGAGAATTATCACCGCGGCCTGCTGCACTTCCTGGCCACGGATGCACGGGTGCCGGAAAAGGTTCGTCGCGACATGAAGCGGTTCGGACTGCCGCGCGACGAGTTCGTCGACCGCGGCGGCTGGCCTCACCAGCTCTACATTCGGGAGGCGCGGCGGATGGTGAGCGACTTCGTCATGACCGAGCATCACCTCGCAGGCAGGGAGGTGGCCGCCAATTCCGTCGGACTGGGATCGTACGGCATTGATACCCACGAAATCCGCCGCATCGCCCGCAACGGCGTCGTGACCCGGGAAGGAAAAACCGCCGAAGGACGTCGTGGTCCACCTTCCTATCCGATCGGATTTGGAGCGATCGTCCCCCGCCCCGCCGAATGCGAAAACCTGCTGGCCACCTTTGCCGTTTCCGCCAGCCACACGGCGTTCGCCAGTATCCGCATGGAGCCCGTGTTCATGGTCCTCAGCCAGTCAGCCGCCACCGCCGCCTGCCACTCCATTGATGCAGGCGTTTCGGTTCAGAACGTCGATCGCAGCGTGCTCCGGGAGCGTCTCCTGAAAGATGGACAGGTGCTCGAAGTCGTGAAGTGA
- a CDS encoding phytoene desaturase family protein, with translation MRYHTVIIGAGMSGLAAGIRLAYYEKPVCILERHTTIGGLNSFYRLRGRNYDVGLHAVTNYAPPGSRTGPLAKLLKQLRLRWDDFALSPQLGSSIRFPGRTLRFTNEFAFFVDQVRSVFPGQIDGFTRLVDTINAFNELDLDQEPISARKVLSEHLTDPVLVDMLFCPLMFYGSAIPRDMDFSQFVIMFKSIFQQGFARPFDGVRRILKTLVRQFKELGGELKLRHGVSSIHMQNGRAAGVVLDDGTIIEAENVLSSAGVAETQAMCQQKPPVANPAAGELSFNETIYVLDRQPKELGHDDTIIFYNDAERFEYASPTEPCDTRSGIICSPNNFHYEGGEQLDDGIVRITALANPGYWFNAPQEQYENAKRDWADRVADVAVKYMPEFRPHVIETDAFTPRTVKKYTGHLNGAVYGAPVKVLTGRTETPNLYLCGTDQGFLGIIGSMLSGITMANNHLLRE, from the coding sequence ATGCGTTATCACACAGTCATCATTGGAGCCGGAATGTCGGGCCTGGCGGCGGGAATCCGCCTCGCCTACTACGAAAAGCCGGTCTGCATCCTCGAACGTCACACTACCATCGGCGGGCTGAACTCGTTCTACCGACTCCGCGGTCGCAACTACGACGTCGGCCTCCACGCCGTCACCAACTACGCCCCCCCGGGCTCCCGCACCGGCCCGCTCGCCAAGCTCCTGAAGCAGCTTCGGCTCCGCTGGGACGACTTCGCCCTCTCGCCGCAGCTTGGCTCGTCCATCCGGTTCCCCGGGCGGACGCTCCGGTTCACCAACGAGTTCGCGTTCTTCGTCGATCAGGTCCGCTCGGTCTTCCCCGGCCAGATCGACGGATTCACCCGTCTGGTCGACACGATCAACGCGTTCAACGAGCTCGACCTCGATCAGGAGCCCATCTCCGCCCGCAAGGTGTTGAGCGAGCATCTCACTGACCCCGTGCTGGTCGACATGCTCTTCTGCCCGCTGATGTTCTATGGCAGCGCGATTCCGCGCGACATGGATTTCAGTCAGTTCGTCATCATGTTCAAGAGCATCTTCCAGCAGGGCTTTGCACGCCCGTTTGATGGCGTCCGCCGAATCCTGAAAACGCTCGTCCGGCAGTTCAAGGAACTGGGCGGCGAGCTGAAACTGCGGCACGGAGTCTCTTCGATCCACATGCAGAACGGCCGTGCCGCGGGCGTCGTCCTTGATGACGGAACGATCATTGAGGCCGAGAACGTCCTGTCGTCGGCCGGCGTCGCCGAAACGCAGGCGATGTGCCAGCAGAAACCGCCCGTTGCAAATCCCGCCGCTGGCGAACTGTCGTTCAATGAAACGATCTATGTGCTGGACCGTCAGCCAAAGGAACTCGGACACGACGACACCATCATTTTCTACAACGACGCCGAGCGGTTCGAGTACGCGTCCCCGACCGAACCGTGCGACACGCGCAGCGGCATCATCTGCTCGCCGAACAACTTCCACTACGAAGGCGGAGAGCAACTCGATGATGGCATCGTGCGGATCACTGCCCTTGCGAATCCCGGTTACTGGTTCAACGCTCCGCAGGAGCAGTACGAGAACGCCAAGCGTGACTGGGCCGACAGGGTGGCCGACGTAGCCGTCAAATACATGCCCGAATTCCGGCCGCACGTCATCGAGACCGATGCGTTTACACCCCGCACCGTCAAAAAGTACACCGGCCACCTGAACGGCGCGGTCTACGGAGCGCCGGTGAAAGTCCTGACGGGCCGCACCGAAACGCCCAATCTCTACCTGTGCGGAACGGACCAGGGATTCCTCGGAATCATTGGCTCGATGCTCTCCGGGATCACGATGGCCAACAATCATCTGTTGAGGGAATGA
- a CDS encoding DUF6798 domain-containing protein, whose protein sequence is MSLGTSERRKQAIAAFFACWTAFVVYSFLRVPIPGINEPHYLGMAKADWNPGWCQGDLFLTSSRPHRAFYLLIGWLTQTLTLEQTAIVGRIASLALVAWGWSKLGRSLGLAVGGTLLSAVLFLMIQSIGSWSGEWLIGGVESKVFAYGCVFAGWSAMISRRLSAAGLWLGLATTLHPVVGMWATVATLVGLAWMWWRAAGDSAETQAPLPRLPVRLIPSLWWFIAAAPGIGWALPALKSSDAATSKLADFIQVSYRLAHHLDPWTFPREGHLFFATLIVVWLFSALWTRKVAGFRLLDVITGAAVAFGLAATLVSYGPRPWTYPPSEFGALQLKMLKFYPFRLADVMSALIVALGVARLWTMWSPPKVASFGLAGALLAGAIAIPGPDKSPGMLSGANRDDWIATLRWVKENTPANALLLAANEDFAVKWWAERAEYVNFKDCPQDAAGVVEWNSRLLAYSEWVRDSFAQDHVIDAGDLVALRRKTGVTHLIVGRLGPIGPPPAFERGRFKVYELPSPANSGAL, encoded by the coding sequence GTGAGCCTCGGGACTTCCGAACGACGCAAGCAGGCGATCGCGGCGTTCTTCGCCTGCTGGACGGCGTTCGTCGTCTATTCGTTTCTGCGCGTCCCGATTCCGGGCATCAATGAACCGCATTACCTGGGGATGGCGAAGGCGGACTGGAATCCCGGCTGGTGCCAAGGGGACCTGTTTCTCACGTCCTCGCGTCCGCACCGGGCGTTCTACCTGCTGATTGGCTGGCTGACGCAGACCCTGACGCTGGAGCAGACGGCGATTGTGGGGCGGATCGCCTCGCTGGCCCTCGTTGCGTGGGGGTGGTCGAAGCTCGGAAGGTCGCTGGGGTTGGCCGTCGGTGGGACGCTCCTCTCCGCCGTGTTGTTCCTGATGATCCAGTCGATTGGATCGTGGTCGGGGGAATGGCTGATCGGCGGGGTTGAGTCGAAGGTATTCGCGTACGGATGCGTCTTCGCCGGCTGGTCGGCGATGATCTCGCGGCGTCTGAGCGCCGCCGGCCTGTGGCTGGGCCTGGCGACGACGCTGCACCCCGTCGTGGGGATGTGGGCGACCGTCGCGACCCTCGTTGGCCTGGCGTGGATGTGGTGGCGGGCTGCTGGAGACTCGGCCGAAACGCAGGCTCCGCTGCCGCGACTTCCCGTGCGACTGATTCCTTCGCTGTGGTGGTTCATCGCCGCGGCACCGGGAATCGGCTGGGCACTGCCGGCGCTGAAATCGTCGGACGCCGCGACTTCGAAACTCGCCGATTTCATCCAGGTGAGCTACCGGCTGGCCCATCATCTCGATCCCTGGACGTTTCCCCGGGAAGGGCATCTGTTCTTTGCGACCTTGATTGTCGTGTGGCTGTTCTCCGCGTTGTGGACGAGGAAAGTGGCCGGTTTCCGGCTGCTGGACGTGATCACCGGCGCGGCGGTCGCCTTCGGACTGGCCGCTACGCTCGTGAGTTACGGGCCGCGTCCGTGGACGTATCCACCGTCGGAATTCGGGGCGCTTCAGCTCAAGATGCTGAAGTTTTATCCGTTCCGCCTGGCGGACGTGATGTCGGCTTTGATCGTGGCGCTGGGAGTGGCGCGCCTGTGGACGATGTGGAGTCCTCCGAAGGTGGCGTCATTCGGACTGGCGGGGGCGCTGCTGGCGGGCGCTATTGCGATTCCGGGTCCGGACAAGAGCCCGGGAATGCTCTCGGGCGCGAACCGCGACGACTGGATCGCGACGCTTCGCTGGGTGAAAGAGAACACGCCGGCGAACGCGTTGCTGCTGGCTGCGAATGAAGACTTCGCGGTGAAATGGTGGGCTGAGCGTGCGGAGTACGTGAACTTCAAGGACTGCCCGCAGGATGCGGCGGGAGTCGTCGAATGGAATTCACGGCTGTTGGCGTATTCGGAATGGGTCCGGGACAGTTTCGCGCAGGATCATGTGATCGACGCTGGCGATCTCGTTGCGCTGAGGCGAAAGACCGGCGTGACGCACCTGATTGTCGGCCGCCTGGGCCCGATCGGACCGCCGCCGGCGTTTGAACGCGGCCGGTTCAAGGTCTATGAGCTTCCGTCGCCGGCGAACAGTGGCGCCCTCTGA